Proteins encoded by one window of Bombina bombina isolate aBomBom1 unplaced genomic scaffold, aBomBom1.pri scaffold_2020, whole genome shotgun sequence:
- the LOC128643597 gene encoding cyclic AMP-dependent transcription factor ATF-6 beta-like has protein sequence MAEIKLNGQSSYTVTLPHAPPFVTQALYVFIASSLLPFLSLPQNAALRVSTGSRNVVCVMVVLVFVAFNFGPVSFLNNVPEETMKSPEISHHTRHLLTYQSEADTHPSKQKFYKSKPATPRTTFRNSSGSMGNVKHLMVRDLDQLFLTSDCRHFNRTESLRLVDELSLWVRRHQNDRKTGKKPPKKQRRMKKPLLRRSLSLSDLVPAQPSRLTH, from the exons ATGGCAGAGATTAAGTTAAATGGACAAAGTTCTTACACTGTCACGCTCCCTCATGCGCCTCCCTTTGTCACTCAGGCTCTCTATGTGTTTATCGCGTCGTCTTTACTCCCATTTCTTTCTCTTCCTCAGAACGCTGCCCTTCGAGTCTCAACTGGCAGTAGGAATGTCGTCTGTGTTATGGTCGTCCTTGTTTTTGTTGCATTCAACTTCGGCCCTGTGAG TTTCCTAAACAATGTACCTGAAGAAACGATGAAAAGTCCGGAGATTTCCCATCATACCCGTCACTTACTGACCTATCAGAGTGAAGCAGACACACATCCGTCCAAGCAAAAATTCTACAAGTCAAAGCCTGCAACCCCTAGAACCACATTCAG AAATTCCAGTGGGTCGATGGGAAATGTGAAGCATTTAATGGTCAGAGATCTGGACCAGCTCTTCCTTACGTCTGACTGTAGACACTTCAACCGCACAGAGTCACTCCG GCTGGTGGATGAGCTCAGTTTATGGGTTCGACGACATCAGAATGATAGGAAGActggaaaaaagccccctaaaaagcAGAGGAGAATGAAG AAACCACTTTTAAGGAGATCGTTGTCCCTATCGGATCTGGTACCAGCTCAGCCTTCGCGGCTTACTCACAG